DNA from Ictalurus punctatus breed USDA103 chromosome 7, Coco_2.0, whole genome shotgun sequence:
ctttttttgttcttccaTCTCCTCATTAATGTGGACGAGGAATCTGTCCGTTAGCTTTCTGTGCTCGGAGAGAGCAAACATGAGACACGTTTTCATAGATTCGTCCATGTTTCTTTCCCCTCAAACAAGCACCGAGGTCGGAAATGACGTAATACCGTGTTTAGACTTCTCACTTCCGCGTTAAGTCGAACAGTAATATGTATGGAGAGTGTTGTTAGATACGACATGCTTTGGAAAGAGGGACTTTCCCCTAGATATGAAATGGGAGTCAATAAAAGAACATCAGACAGCTTACATGTATATACAGTTGAATTATGTACTATACTGATAGATTAGAATGGATTGAACAGACCAGGGATAACAACATTTTAATATGTAGCCACTCTGTACCCGCCCTTATGAGTATTAAGTATGGAACAACTCGAAATCATCAAGAATTATTGTATGAAGTTTTGTTTACGAACTCAGGAGTATGCAGACTAGGGAGAAGTGTTACATTCATGTGGGAATACAGGGAACGAGAAAGCTGGTCCATTGGCAAAAGAGGCAGCAAAAAATGACATGTTGACGTGCAAATGAAGTTATCAAAGTCAGAAGGGAAGAATTAGTATGGAGAAAGATAATGGGAAAATGGCAACATGAGTGGGATCATGAAAATAAAGGGAGACATCTGTACATGGTTCAAAATAAAGTAGGTATGGTAAGAGGGAGggaaaataaaaggaaagaacCAGTTATAATAAGTAGACTAAGGATATGTCATTGTAagctaaataaaacatacatatCATAGGAAAACATCCTACAGGTTTATACGATGAATGTCAGGAGGATGAGACAATTAAACACATCTTTATGTCATGCAGGAGATATTCACAAGAAAGAGATGAAGGAAGAGATGACGGAACAACTAAGGAGAATGGATGTAGGAGAGTGAAATAGTAAAAGTATCATAGAATGTGGAAATAATGATCAAGGTAGGAAATAATATTTGACTAATTTCTTAATGAGGACTGGACTAGAAGGACGAATCTAATTAACAAAgactaaaaaaaatacagcattcATTTCTCATACtcagtaatattttatttacttcaataataaaaaataataaaaatgaaacatttaaataaataaattggcaccctgtccagggtgtaccctgccttgtgcccgatgctccctgggataggctccaggtttccccgtgaccctgaaggaaggataagcggtagaagatggatggatggattgatggatggatggatggataaataaatatccaTCGTGGATaggcataaacacaaaaaataaacacaaagctACCTTATTATATGCTAAATACAAAGAAAGTGCTAAgcttttgttaatttttttttttttttttttttttttttttaaatagagcaTGTTCTTTGTTACCGCAGAGCTAACTAGCTAAAACATCTTTGGCTTTGCTTTTAAGCTTGTTGCTTGCGGACAACACAGTCTTAGTAAGagctaataaatattaataataatcatctgtATTGTCTAAATATATTAGGGGAGCCTGCCTGGGGTGGGGTTTGTTGTTGGCACAAATTATCAAGGTGTGTGACTTCATCGACTGAACAGGTTTGAAGTTTTAGTTACACAAGTCAAAGATTCAGATACTGCACATCTATAACAACATCTTATTATGGAAGCAAAAACCAGTTCGTTGTCTGCTTAACCATTAGCgtttattattgctattattattagcatttttattatttattttatttatatttattcttatttatcatatttattattgctTAACCATTTGCAAAACTGAGCTCCCGATGGTTTTTTTTCGCGGCATTTTGCATCTCAACTAACAATCTTGATTGCTAATGGTGGTAATACGTCAGCAGCAAAAATTATGCCATGATCACTATCGTTCATAATgccgtaaaaaaaataaatcatcatcaccgacactcacacacacatttcacaggCACATCAACTGATAAGTATGATGTACATTGaaacgttattattattattattattattattattattattattattattattattattattattattattatttttaattaatttaaaaaaaacaccgaTTATGAGTGTCGTGGTACACTTACACACTGCTTATTCATATCAGCACTAGGGGGCGCCAACAAACCAATTTGACCAAACAAACTTTTCTGAGGTAATAAGAGACGGCGGCGGCGCCCCAAATATGGTGACGCCCTGGGGCCGTCTGCCTATTATGCTTAATGGACTGGGCGGCCCAGCAGGGGGAGAATGTattatgtatgttttatttgCACGTAAAATGGAGGTTAGAGTAGGAACAACACACTCTAAAAGATATTCAATAGACACTGGTACCCCACAGGGTAGTGTATATAGCCCAGTACTATTCAATATAATGATAAATGATGTAAACAGTGGAATCAAAATAGATACTGGGAGATCATTATATGCTGATGATGGCGCAATATGGAAAAGAGGGTGTAATATCTCACATGTGACAGAagggaacctgatgtggtcttctgctgttgtagtccatccacctcaatgtttgatgtgttgtgggttctgagatgcttttctgctcaccatggttgtaaagcatgcgtatttgagttactatagactttcTGTCAGCTTGCTTGGTCATTCTCCTTTTATCGCTCTCATCTACAAGGTGTTTCAGTCTGCAGACACTCCACtcacatgatgttttttttttttgtaccactctgtgtaaactctagagactgttgtgtgtgtgaaaatctcaagaaatcagcagattctgaaatactcaaaccagcctatcTGGCACCAGCAACTATGCTATGGTTAAAGTCATAGAAATCATTCTaaagtttgatgtgaatattaacctgtatctgtatggttttttttttttttttgttgttgtttttgcattgccctgctgccacatgattggttaattagataactgcatgaacgtgCAGGTGTAAAGGTGCTCCTAATAAAGGGGATAATTAGTGCATATGTTTGCTCTAAATGGAGATTTATTGGAATAGGTCCTCCTCAAGAATTTGCTTGTATTTGGCTCCATCCATCTTTTGCCCTTGATAGCAACAAGATTTCCAGTTCCAGCTGGCGTCTTGGACGCTTCTCTGACAATTGCCTTTCTCGCCAGTTCACTTAATTTGGAAATCGCCTTATCTTGGTTGTGTGTAGGTTGTGCCATTTTCCCCCACTTTGTTATGATGGTTTTTCCAGTGCTCCTAGGTTATTTATTCCCTAACAACTTAATCTCAAAGCTTCAGGGATGGTTCCTTGATAGCAGTGCTAATCTGATCTGTTGTTCTAGCTGTGAGACCTCCCAAAGTCCCACAAATTCGAAATCACCCCAATACTGGGTTAAAATTTTGCTAACAGGTGCATAAAATAAAGCATATAGCCATGCAATCTCCATAGACAAATATTGTCAGTAAAGTGTGTCATACTGAACAGATCAGGACTTCAAAGATTGTATACCATGGtctgtatgggtgtgatggtcaggtgtccacatacttaggccatatagtgtatataacagcggtgtccagtcttatccggagAAGGTCAGCGTGGGTGCAGATTTTCATTCCATaaaagcagaagccacacctgagtctattgaaagtcaagataaACTGACTAAACAGGTGGAGTCAGGTGTGGCTCTGcgtggttggaatgaaaactttCACCCACGCTGGCCCTTTGCGAATTAGGTTGGATACCCTTGGTATACAAAATAAAAGGGATGGATTTAACTTCTCATAGGGAAATAACGCTTGTCAAGACTTTTCAGGATATCATACCAGcaacattatcattaaaaatgGACTTTCATATGCATTTCATAAGACAAACATTTctaaattttatataaattatgcACCAGAAGTCATCCAATAGATTTGACTTAGGCCTATAGATAGGCTAGGCCATATCCTTACAGAGAAAACACCACCTTGCACTCTCCACCCCAACACATTAAACACTTTAACACACACTCGTTCTCTTCTCTAATAGGCTTGATTTTAGCTTGTGGGGAAAACACACCACCAGCCTAAAACCTAAAATAGCAAAAGGGTTTCGTTTTAGTTACTGAGGTTCGGGTTAAACGTAGCTGTAGGCGCGCGCACCTGTGTGTTTATGGTTCCCTCAACAAGAGCAACATACCACGCCCTGAAGATGGCGCACTTTTACACCAATTACGTCTGACAAATTCAAATGTCAAAACGTCAAAATCGGATGATatccatatattttttttaatcgtgaCAGGCACATTTAACTgagatgtatttttaaaaaagtacactATTAAGCGACTATAACTAAAAACGCAGATGGTGAGGCGAGTTAATTAATCCGTTTATTGATTATAGGGTAAACAGAGGATGATCTttccttgttgttgttgctgtttccgGTAGTTGGTTAATTGAAGTCTGGTGACTTTTCTTCCATAAAACGCGTCAGAACTGGAGGAGTAGTCTATAAGGGAAGGGCGTGCAGGGGAAAAATGTCATGTTTGGGCGGAGTGTACATCGGTCAAGCTCAGGTCCAACCGACTACACAAATCAAAGGAGCAGCTTCGTGTTTTCGTGATCACATCCGTAGCACTTCAGAAGTTTGACGCAGAAAAACTTCCCCATTCTATTACTGAGGTCATTTCCTAAGAGGTAAGACCGTATTGGATcagttttgcactttttttAATCGCGCCTTTGAACAAAAACAGACCTGTTAGTAGTATGTAGAGGCGGAATGTTCCGTCAGTGATCTCAGGGGGAGGTCTGCATTTCCAGGAAAAACTCTGCTCGTTAGACTGGAATAGGTGACTGGATTATATTAGACTATCTTTAGTAAACTTGAGGTAAACAGCAGTGTCCTTTCTTAGGCTAATCAAAAGTAGACTTGAACTGTTCTTCAGCATGTATTGCATTAGGGAACTGGTACATGTTTCATTTAGACTAGGTTTTAAAACGTGGGGATTttcgttttgctttttttactCACTCAAATATTTGTCTGAGATTTTGTTTGCTTCTACTtcgggttttgtttgtttgtttgtttgtttgtttgtttgtttgtttttttgaagtgCATGCTTGCTAAATAATAGGGCGCTGCAGTGGCGTTACAGCGAGTTATCTGAGCAGGCGGCGTGTGTCCTCTGTGCTGCACAGATAgacacacagccacacagccacatccccagctgaacaggcgggagGATATTCACCAAGTCGATAAAACAGGATTGCTTCAGCAAAtctctaattttattttatttcttattcatCTTTATAAGGTTTATTCAAATTGCTATCAACGACTGGCATATTTGTATCATTCAATTAGGCAATTCAGgttattaatattttgcatGCTGTAAATTGTGCAAATAAATTGCTATAACCGGTCGTTGATCTCTTGTGCTGGCCTTATCAGCAGCACCATTCACCTCACAACTAGGAAAAGACTGCTGCTGGAATTACCTGGTTTATTTGGTGTGTTTGTAACTCTCACGGAAACTGGctgttttaaatttattttttttatttattaatttttaaaacgGTGACCTCGAGATAATATAGAAATATGCAACACTGAATTAAAAATTCACCTCAAGTTTCGATGACGGACATTTTGTTTTCAGTGGGTTGTACAATGTTCGCCTCTCTGTAAGCTATGTACATGTCTACAATAACGTGTCTGCTACTGAGACTTGGAAATCTCGCCAAGGACCTCTAGCGGATACGTTAGGAACTGCATTAACATTATTGTGTATAGGACAGTGGGGGCTCCAGGACCAGGGCTGGGAAGCTGTGGCCTGGTGCCTAGTGTTCAGGTTGCTGACTTTTGGGACCGGATCATCCCTACTATTTAAAAATTCACCTCTGAAGGTGATTGAGCGCTCATTCCACTGATCAATGTGATGGATTACTTAATCACGGTTTTATCTAGTCACACTTTCTTTATTCAACCACATTATCCTATTTACACTACTGTTTTATGTAGCCTGTATGTGATTTATTTCTTCTGTCAGTGCTATAGGTTTATCTGGTACATAAAGGCAACAAATTAGGTTTGCacctacttttaaaaaatatatataataaagtatgTATGTATCCTATGTGGGCTTCTCCCTGCTCATGTTGCTTTTAATGCCACAACTTTATTGGAATAATTGAACACTTATGTGAAAATACTGACTGATTTTGGTCTAATTAAAAATAACTTGCGACTTGGTCATAGCCTACTTGAAAGCAGAGTGTATATTTAAGCTACTATTACTTTTTCCCCATATGGAATTTTGACGCATTATTAATACTTGGTTAGCTTCCTTTCTTGCAATTCTCTGTACATGTAGAGTTCAATGAGTAGTTCCTGCTTGATAGGGGGGGGGGAGTTGCCCTTTTCATGCATTCTTTAACTTGCACTGTTATTTCAGTTCTCATGCAACATGTCCATGggtgtgattattattattattattattattattatcctacTATAGTCAGACTTGAATTGGTGGTCAGGTCAACAGCTTGAGATTGTTAGTGAAACACCCTGAGCATGAGATCACCTGGCTGACTGGTCTAAGCTAGCCTATTTCAAACAATAAGCTAGagggtgtgttttttgttttgtttttataaaaagaTAATCTCCTCATAGTTTGCCTTTTGTTAACTAACAAATGTCACTTATTTATTGCAGACAATCTCTACTAGGACAAGAAGTCAGGTGCATTTACACATCTTGCTGCAACATGTCTGCTCCAGGTAAATTGTCCCTGTGAATTAGGGCTGGCAAAACATTTAGGTGCCAAAATATTCTGGCATATGaccttttttaaattcaaaacctttttattcaaatttacaATGTGTGCACTGGCTCTGTGGTGATATCTGACAGGACTAGTTGCATATCCATATTCTCTTGGTTCATAATATTCTACAATAGTCTATTCTAAttctttctttacatttccaAGATCACTCTTATTGCACAATAGAACGTTTGACTTCAGTTTGTTCACGTATAACGCTTGACTTTATCTACGTCTTCGACAATAAGCatctataaatatgtatatgtatgttttgtGCCATGCTAAATAGAGTAAAGAGACCTTTTGGAATGTCATGACATTGCATTACTCCTCTGTCAACATGGCTTAATGCCACAACCTCAGGATTTACTGCTATGACTGTGCATTgattaattgaaaaaataaataaaagtatataaaaaaaaaaaaaatatccatgtATGGGAGTGGAAGCAGcacaaatcattaaaaaaatttttttgtatatttgcaGGAACATTTTCAAAGTCCAATGATTTTGTCTTGTAACCTTGTGCTAATGAGTTGTGATGTATTTTAGTTTGGGCTAGAGGCCTGCTGAGGGTCTACTCTCATAGCCATTCAAAGTTTTGTGGGCTGAGATGACTGCCCAGGAACCCAGTTTTCTCATCCAGATATGTTAGAATTCTAAGTGAACTCTATGAGCATTATGTCTCATCTGTTCAGCATCTATGGTGTTAATGTGAAACGCCACTATGGAAAAATAACCACGTAAATGGTCTTAATGATTTAAGCATTGTCACCAATCACTCATGTTGGTTGCTTATCTCAAGACTTTTTGTAAGAAAGCAATTTTTTGGAGCTGGTGCTATAAAGACAATAATGGAGAGTGTTTTATAATCATGGTGttatgaacctttttttttttttttataaattgaaTCCAAGTATCCAAAGGTTGACTTTCTTCTCTTTGAAAATGTTATGACCCAGCATGCCTACtttgtgtatatattaaatTGAAATCATTATGaaccacaactttttttttttttttttttaataaataaaaagagcagCTTGAGCAAAAAATACAGCTTTGTCTTGCTCAGTCTATCACCAGTCTCATCCCTAGTCCAACATTGCTGCATTCTGCTGTTGCAGGGACAGTCAAGTGACTTCTCAAATCCCATTAGGACTCATGTTAGTAGCTATTGTGCTCTTCTCAGGGAAGTGGTGTAACCTGATATGACTGTGTTTGGGATCATGCAGTCCATGGTTGTCAAACACATTTTTGTAGGACTCTGTGTAAAGGACCTAgagaaatgaatgtaaatgttccATTCATGCATTAAGTATTTCTTAATTAAGTGAAACACATTTGGACTTTGTAGATTTTGAGAGAATTGattattaaatttaaatttaggTAAATGGGGAAGAGGCTTCATTTGTGGCCAGGCAACAGTCTAAATGTCCCACTTTATAACATTCAGGCAAAAATAATAAGCCAGACTTGCAAGAATAAATGAAGTATTAGTCTCCAAGAGGAAACGCAAATTAGCAAGGTAATCACAGGGAATGTGTGATCATTACAACTTGTTGGAAAGATGGGTACCCACATAATGGAAACATTTTTCCATCTGGGTTaactttttttggtttgtttgtttgttttttttgtttgtttttgttttaattatttattttatttttttcctggaCATGCTAAGGTGGACAAGTTGCCCAATTATGTCAGTTTTGAAACATGAGCATCACGTCCATTTAAACATACAAGCCTACAGAATGAAATGTTACTTGacctgtatttttaaaatggtttgAGTCAAGCTAACTATCAAAATCTAATCGCTCAGTTCTGTCACAGAATATAATGCATGTTTAACAAGTGTTGAAATCTGAGCAAGAAATGAAGAAAGCCGATCCTACATCCTCCTTTGTAACTTGGTAACCTTTAGCATTACACAACAGTTTGGTTTGCTTTTGCTGTGCTTCCTGGAATTAATGgtcatatttatttcttctcttcACTGATCAGGTTATCCTTCCCCACAGCCTCCATACCCCATGACCCAAATGGGTGGCCCTGTGCCCCCCTACCCAGTAGGGGGTTATGGGGAGCTTGATCCTGCTGCCCCACCTGCAGGATTCTATATGGGCTACCAACCCAGCCCACATCAGCCAGTCATGAACCAGCCAGGCCCAGGTGGCCCACCACAGCAACCAATCCAGATGTCTGCATATGGAGGCAAATATCAAGAGGAAAattatcagttttatttttcgTTGGATTGATGTGATGTAACAAAGTGTACTGTACTAGATAAATGCTAGAAAATCAGTAGACAGGAAGTGTGATGGTTTGTGAAGCTCTTAAAATCCCTGCTTTTATGTACCTGAAGAGTACTTGAATAGTTAACGGTGCTTTACTGACCAATTTGGCTCTATTTGCAGTCCTTTCTAAAAGGGAAACTTTGTCATAAGATTCTAAATGGGATATTTTAAGGATAAACAACCATTTAGGGTGGAATTTTCTCCTCCTATGAGTGTGGTTAACGTCGTTAGCAACTCAATTATATATTTGTACTTAGGTGATGCTCCATACTCCAGCCCTTCTGCACAAACGCCATCAGTGCCAGTAGGAGTACCACCAGGTCTGGAATATTTAACACAGGTAGTTCTGCTTTCTTTATTATTCTCTAGGTTCCATGAGAATGCTTCCATGCACTTAATAACCAAGCATggtcactttttaaaatttcagaTTGACCAGGTCCTCATTCACCAGAAAGTTGAGTTGTTGGAGGGTGAGTTTTTGTTTATACCAGTCTTGGCATGACTATTTACAGTAACCACAGTGTGAGCTGAGGTCAGTATATTCTTTCAGAGAAATGATTTAGGATAAGGCAATGGAAAAAAGTACTGCCACAGAGTTCCTGAATAGAATTATGCAATAAGTCTGACTGAATCATGGTTACTACTTGAGCGTTTGTGTAATTATTTAGAATTGTTAATTTGCTCCTTGCCTGTTCGTTTGCCTTCAGCATTCATCAGCTTTGAGACCAACAATCAATATGAGATTAAGAACAGCTTGGGCCAAAAGATCTACAAGGCCAAAGAGAAGAACGACTGCTGCACACGGAACTGCTGTGGCGCACTGAGGAGCTTTGATATGAAGATTAAAGACAACTCAGACCGTGAGGTCATACGGCTAATTCGCCCTTTTCGCTGCGCCTCCTGCTGGTGCCCCTGCTGCATGCAAGAGGTATGAGTGCATGAGGGCTGTTCAGATGGGTTTTAGGATGTATAACTGTTCATCTTCTGTACACTGTACAGCTTCAGAATCCTGACGATTgcaatctttgttttttttttttttctttttttttttcccacaagaAGCTTTACAGAGGATGATCTAGTTACTGGATTGAATATAGTGCAAAGCATCACATTATCAAGGACCCGTTATCTGTACGAAATAAATAACTTGTATGCATAATttataatatgaataattttaATAGCTATTACTTCAGATGAATCAATTGGGATGCTACCCTCAGGAAACCTACTATCAGTCTAGTTGATCTGATCTAGCTGGTTCTTGATTGATGACTGTCAGATTTAACTTTCATAGCAATACATAATCATTAGTATGAAAAAATGAATACTGAAAGAAGTGATTAAATAGAGTTTTTAAATCCTTTAGAATAAGCTTAGAATTAGAAATAATTTGGTAGTTTTGACTAAATACCAAAAAATCTATTGCAGGCTATTTGTGGAAGAATATGCCCAGAGCTGGGCtgctttttatttgattttttttatactagACTTCCTTTTTGTCTGACATGATTACATTTGGTGTCCAAATTAGCATATGCATACAAATTTCCCATTGCCCTGACTGACTTGTATTGTCTGACTTAAAACAGTTCAGgaacatcaaaataaaaaaggaaaatatatacattcattattttataatatttttcttcCTTAATGCTTATAATTCAACCAGTAAAATCATGTATGTTTATTGAGGCACAATAACCTCTGGACTTCAGTACTACCAGGTTATTACCTCATACTACTGATATTGTCCATACTCATATAATTGTGCTATATTGTTTATCCAGCATGTTTTAGTGTCTGACTATAAACTGTTCATTCATTGAGCCATGTTTTGAAAGTTTATCCTTTATGGATCTGAAATTGAAACTAGGAGAGATGGACGTTCAGCCTGAAGAAATTGCTCATAGTGAAACTTGTAGGGAAAATTCTGAACGCATAAGTGCAGTTGCTTTAATGTTAGCCAGCACAACTTTCTGAAGCCCAAAGAGACCACATACCATGTTGTACTTTTGGAAATTGTAACCTAGGTGTTGGAGCTGCCTGACTTTTTAATTCCAAACCCATCCAAGCCCCTGTGTTTTGATGCATATTAAGGACCAAGTTACTTTCCATACatattttaaactttaaatctaCT
Protein-coding regions in this window:
- the plscr3b gene encoding phospholipid scramblase 2, encoding MSAPGYPSPQPPYPMTQMGGPVPPYPVGGYGELDPAAPPAGFYMGYQPSPHQPVMNQPGPGGPPQQPIQMSAYGGDAPYSSPSAQTPSVPVGVPPGLEYLTQIDQVLIHQKVELLEAFISFETNNQYEIKNSLGQKIYKAKEKNDCCTRNCCGALRSFDMKIKDNSDREVIRLIRPFRCASCWCPCCMQELEVQAPPGTTIGYVTQDWHPCYPKFSIKGANKETLMKLEGPCLACNCCGDVNFELKGKDGGKSIGRISKQWSGLLKEAFTDSDNFGIQFPLDMDVKMKAVLMGACFLIDFIFFEKVGDSNQRNTVFS